The genomic window TCCTCGGTGGGGACCGCCTGCGACCCCTCGGGACGGTGGACGTTGGCAAGCGCCTCGGCGGCCTCGGCCTCGGTCCGCTCGCGATAGCGGCGGAAGCGTCCGGTCCGCGACCACATCCGCCGCAGGTGTGCCTTTCGAGGATGGACACGCTTCTCGTGGAGCGAGGCCACGACGGCTCCGATGACCAGGATGAACCCGGAGAAGTAGACCCAGAAGACGAACGCCAGGATCAGCCCGAAGACGCTGCCGAGTCCCTCGCCCTCGCCGTACCGCTCAAAGTTGGCCACGTGAGTCGCGTAGAGCGCGAACAGGTTCTTCGCCAGCTCGAACAGGACCGCGCCGGCCGCGGCGCCCGCCAGTGCACTCCGCTTGGGAGGCTTGGGCCGAGGCACGAGGTAGTAGAGCAGCCA from Bacteroidota bacterium includes these protein-coding regions:
- a CDS encoding YhjD/YihY/BrkB family envelope integrity protein: WLLYYLVPRPKPPKRSALAGAAAGAVLFELAKNLFALYATHVANFERYGEGEGLGSVFGLILAFVFWVYFSGFILVIGAVVASLHEKRVHPRKAHLRRMWSRTGRFRRYRERTEAEAAEALANVHRPEGSQAVPTEDPLASDGSASGAAVPDEGEAAASSVMARRARQRAESATSP